The Vidua chalybeata isolate OUT-0048 chromosome 6, bVidCha1 merged haplotype, whole genome shotgun sequence genome has a segment encoding these proteins:
- the LRRC10B gene encoding leucine-rich repeat-containing protein 10B, translating to MGSGGSAGRGAPVAAAEGPDGVEQRLEVRGRQVPAELWAQQGLRKLYLSDAGLREVPDELAELQDLRTLALDGNELMEVPEAVCDLPHLAHLYLGRNGLQGLPPAFAQLQSLRCLWIEGNFLAHFPRALLQLPELRSLQLGDNRLCRLPAALPRMAGLRGLWLYGNRFQEFPPVLLRMDHIRVLDLDRNRIASFPDLTGLASLRLLSYDHNPVRQPPCVGDEVQLVGDGAQEYMEARQERLQSLQRQEEEEEGTEAAPISPEDVPEDGEGEFAALTGSPEET from the coding sequence ATGggcagcggcggctccgcggggcgcggggccccGGTGGCGGCAGCCGAGGGCCCCGACGGCGTCGAGCAGCGGCTGGAGGTGCGGGGCAGGCAGGTCCCGGCCGAGCTGTGGGCTCAGCAGGGGCTGCGGAAGCTCTACCTGAGCGACGCGGGGCTGCGGGAGGTCCCGGACGAGCTGGCCGAGCTGCAGGACCTGCGGACCCTCGCCCTGGACGGCAACGAGCTGATGGAGGTGCCCGAGGCCGTGTGCGACCTGCCCCACCTGGCTCACCTGTACCTGGGCCGCAacgggctgcaggggctgccgCCCGCCTTCgcccagctccagagcctgcGCTGCCTCTGGATCGAGGGAAACTTCTTGGCGCACTTCCCCCGcgccctcctgcagctgccgGAGCTGCGCAGCCTCCAGCTGGGGGACAACCGGCTGTGCCGGCTGcccgcggcgctgccccgcATGGCCGGCCTGCGGGGGCTCTGGCTCTACGGGAACCGCTTCCAGGAGTTCCCGCCCGTGCTGCTGCGCATGGATCACATCCGCGTCCTCGACCTGGATCGCAACCGCATCGCCAGCTTCCCGGACCTCACCGGCCTCGCTTCCCTGCGCCTCCTGTCCTACGACCACAATCCCGTCCGGCAGCCGCCCTGTGTCGGGGATGAAGTGCAGCTGGTGGGGGACGGGGCGCAGGAATACATGGAGGCGCGGCAGGAGCggctgcagagcctgcagcgccaggaggaggaggaggagggcacCGAGGCCGCCCCGATATCCCCCGAGGATGTGCCggaggatggggagggggaatTTGCAGCCCTGACGGGATCTCCTGAGGAAACGTGA